A genome region from Phocoena sinus isolate mPhoSin1 chromosome 16, mPhoSin1.pri, whole genome shotgun sequence includes the following:
- the NANOS1 gene encoding nanos homolog 1, which produces MEAFPWAPRSPRRGRAPPPMALVPSTRYVSSQRPVHPQPFSSWNDYLGLATLITKAVDGEPRFGCARGGDGGGEGSPPSSSSSSCCSPHAGAGPRTLGPALGPPDYDEDDDDDDSDEPGSRGRYLGGALELRTLELCADPAEAGLLEERFAELSPFAGRAAAVLLGCAPAAAATAEVAPREERAAAWAAEPRLHAASGAAAARLLKPELQVCVFCRNNKEAVALYTTHILKGPDGRVLCPVLRRYTCPLCGASGDNAHTIKYCPLSKVPPPPATRPPPRSARDGLSGKKLR; this is translated from the coding sequence ATGGAGGCTTTTCCCTGGGCGCCCCGCTCGCCCCGCCGCGGCCGTGCACCCCCGCCCATGGCGCTCGTGCCTAGCACCCGCTACGTGAGCTCCCAGCGCCCAGTGCACCCGCAACCCTTCAGCTCGTGGAATGACTACCTGGGGCTCGCCACGCTCATCACCAAGGCGGTGGACGGCGAGCCGCGCTTCGGCTGCGCCCGCGGCGGGGACGGCGGCGGCGAGGGTTCCCcgccctcctcttcttcctcgtCGTGCTGCTCACCCCACGCTGGGGCCGGGCCCAGGACACTGGGGCCCGCGCTGGGGCCACCCGACTACGACGaggacgacgacgacgacgacaGCGACGAGCCGGGCTCCCGGGGCCGCTACCTGGGGGGCGCGCTGGAGCTGCGCACGCTAGAGCTGTGCGCGGACCCCGCCGAGGCCGGGCTGCTGGAGGAGCGTTTTGCCGAGCTGAGCCCGTTCGCTGGTCGCGCCGCCGCCGTGCTGCTGGGCTGCGCCCCCGCCGCTGCTGCCACCGCCGAAGTGGCGCCGCGCGAGGAGCGGGCCGCGGCGTGGGCGGCTGAGCCCAGGCTGCACGCCGCCTCCGGGGCGGCCGCCGCCCGGCTGCTCAAGCCCGAGCTGCAGGTGTGTGTGTTCTGCCGGAACAACAAGGAGGCGGTGGCGCTCTACACCACCCACATCCTGAAGGGACCCGACGGGCGAGTGCTGTGCCCCGTGCTGCGCCGCTACACGTGCCCCCTGTGCGGCGCCAGTGGTGACAACGCACACACCATCAAGTACTGTCCGCTCTCCAAAGTGCCACCGCCGCCCGCCACCCGCCCGCCGCCGCGCAGCGCCAGGGACGGCCTGTCCGGCAAGAAGCTGCGTTGA